GGCGGGCGTGGACAAGTTCTTCGGACCTCTGCACGTCCTCAAGGACGTGACGTTGGAGGTGCCGAAGGGGCAGGTCGTCGTGGTGCTCGGGCCGTCCGGCTCGGGCAAGTCCACCCTGTGCCGCACGATCAACCGGTTGGAGCCGATCAACGCCGGCGCCATCGAGGTCGACGGACAGTTGCTGCCCGCGGAGGGCAAGGAGCTGGCCCGGCTGCGCGCGGACGTGGGCATGGTCTTCCAGTCGTTCAACCTGTTCGCCCACAAGAGCATCGTGGACAACGTGATGCTCGCGCCGGTGAAGGTCCGCAAGACCCCGCAGGCCCAGGCCCGCAAGACGGCCATGGAACTGCTGGAGCGGGTCGGCATCGCGAACCAGGCGGAGAAGTACCCCGCCCAGCTGTCGGGCGGGCAGCAGCAGCGCGCGGCGATTGCCCGCGCCCTGGCGATGCGCCCCAAGGTGATGCTGTTCGACGAGCCGACCTCCGCGCTGGACCCCGAGATGGTCCAGGAGGTGCTGGACGTGATGACCACGCTGGCCAAGGAGGGCATGACCATGCTCGTGGTCACCCACGAGATGGGCTTCGCCCGCAAGGCCGCGGACCGGGTGATCTTCATGTCCGACGGCGAGATCGTCGAGGACTCGGTGCCGGAGACGTTCTTCTCCGCACCCAAGTCCAACCGCGCGAAGGACTTCCTTGGCAAGATCCTGACCCACTGAAGTCCCACGACCGCGGCGCTGAGCCTGGCGCCGCTCTACCGAACAAGAGCAGGAGAAGGACGATGAGGGTTCGCACCCTTGCGGTGGCGCTGCTGGCCGGCGGCCTCGCCCTGACCGCATGCGGCAAGGAGGGCACCCCGGGCGACACGGGGACCGCCCCCTCCCAGCAGGTCGCCAGCGACGTGAAGGTCGACGGTTCGGCGACGTTCGAGAAGATGACGAAGCGCGGCAAGGTCATCGTCGGTGTCAAGGAGGACCAGCCGGGCCTGGGTTACAAGGACCCGACCACGAACAAGTACACCGGTTTCGACATCGAGATCTCGAAGCTCGTCGCGGCCAAGCTCGGCTTCGCCGAGGACAAGGTCGAGTTCAAGTCGATCCCGTCCGCCGGTCGTGAGCAGGCGCTGATCAACGGCGACGTCGACTACTACGTCGGCACGTACACGATCAACGACAAGCGCAAGCAGCAGGTCGCGTTCGCCGGCCCGTACTTCACCGCGGGCCAGGACCTGCTGGTGAAGAAGGACGACAACTCGATCACCGGCCCGGAGACGCTCAAGGGCAAGAAGGTCTGCTCGGTGACCGGCTCCACGCCGATCCAGAAGGTCAAGACCGACGGCCTCACCGAGGCGGGCAACATCGTCGAGCTCCAGACCTACTCGCAGTGCGTGACGCAGCTGCTCGAGGGCGCCATCGACGCCGTCACCACCGACGACGCGATCCTCAAGGGCTACGCCGCGCAGACGCCGGACAAGCTGAAGGTCGTCGGCAAGACGTTCTCGAACGAGCCGTACGGCATCGGTCTGCCGAAGGACGACAAGGCCCTGCGCGACAAGGTCAACGACATCCTGGACGCGGCCATCAAGGGCGGCGACTGGCTGTCCGTCTACGACGCGACGCTGGGCAAGTCGGGCTCCCCGGCCGACAAGCCGGTTATCGACCGCTACTGATCACGGTTCTCAACCGCAGCTGATCACGGCCTTCGACCGCTGCTGATCACCTGCGCACCGCGGCCGGTCGCCCCTACCGGCGGCCGGCCGCTCCACCACTCTGGCTGCACCAGCTCCACCACCTAGCTGCACCACCAGCTCCACCACCGACACCACCTAGCCGAGGAAGCCGATGGACGTCCTGCTCGACAACCTGGACCTGTACGGGCCCGGGTTCCTCAGCACCATTTGGCTGTTCCTCATCTCGGCGGCCGCGTCGCTGGTGCTGGGGGTGATCCTGGCGATGCTCCGGGTCGCGCCGGTCCCCGTGATGCGCGCCATCGGCGCCACGTATGTGACGCTTGTTCGCAACACCCCTCTCACGCTGGTGTTCTTCTTCTTCGCGTTCGCGTTCCCGCTGCTGGAGATCGTGACGTCGAACACCTTCGGCTCCGCGTCCGGCTACTACTTCTTCGCGGCGCTGATGGCGCTGATCCTCTACACCTCGGCGTTCGTGTGCGAGGTCGTGCGGTCGGGCATCAACACCGTGCCCGTCGGCCAGGCCGAGGCGTCCCGCGCCCTGGGGCTGACGTTCGGCCAGATGCTCGCCTCCGTGGTGTTGCCCCAGGCCACCCGCGCGGTCGTGCCGCCGATGATGAGCACGATGATCGCGCTGCTCAAGAACAGCACCATCGCGGCCGGTTTCTCCGTGTTCCAGGCGGGCTCGATCAGCCTGTACCTGTCCGAGCGCGGGGAGAGCCAGATGATCGGCCTGCTGTGGGTCGCGCTGTTCTTCATCCTGCTCGTGATC
This is a stretch of genomic DNA from Saccharothrix ecbatanensis. It encodes these proteins:
- a CDS encoding amino acid ABC transporter ATP-binding protein → MIRMAGVDKFFGPLHVLKDVTLEVPKGQVVVVLGPSGSGKSTLCRTINRLEPINAGAIEVDGQLLPAEGKELARLRADVGMVFQSFNLFAHKSIVDNVMLAPVKVRKTPQAQARKTAMELLERVGIANQAEKYPAQLSGGQQQRAAIARALAMRPKVMLFDEPTSALDPEMVQEVLDVMTTLAKEGMTMLVVTHEMGFARKAADRVIFMSDGEIVEDSVPETFFSAPKSNRAKDFLGKILTH
- a CDS encoding glutamate ABC transporter substrate-binding protein — its product is MRVRTLAVALLAGGLALTACGKEGTPGDTGTAPSQQVASDVKVDGSATFEKMTKRGKVIVGVKEDQPGLGYKDPTTNKYTGFDIEISKLVAAKLGFAEDKVEFKSIPSAGREQALINGDVDYYVGTYTINDKRKQQVAFAGPYFTAGQDLLVKKDDNSITGPETLKGKKVCSVTGSTPIQKVKTDGLTEAGNIVELQTYSQCVTQLLEGAIDAVTTDDAILKGYAAQTPDKLKVVGKTFSNEPYGIGLPKDDKALRDKVNDILDAAIKGGDWLSVYDATLGKSGSPADKPVIDRY
- a CDS encoding amino acid ABC transporter permease, whose translation is MDVLLDNLDLYGPGFLSTIWLFLISAAASLVLGVILAMLRVAPVPVMRAIGATYVTLVRNTPLTLVFFFFAFAFPLLEIVTSNTFGSASGYYFFAALMALILYTSAFVCEVVRSGINTVPVGQAEASRALGLTFGQMLASVVLPQATRAVVPPMMSTMIALLKNSTIAAGFSVFQAGSISLYLSERGESQMIGLLWVALFFILLVIPMSLLQRSLEKRWSIAR